A genomic segment from Eisenibacter elegans DSM 3317 encodes:
- a CDS encoding tetratricopeptide repeat protein, with translation MIYSLYRCCCLWVCFFWVQGLVGITLVQGQHYPTDSLRAQLQTLKQGTEAYIQTQIHLANTLNNRQPNQAIAYAQEALQGAQKLKKNKLQAEALQALGHVYRLQGSDFRALEFFLDALRIFERLKDSSQIAATYNSIGNIYFLQKKYEVSLAFYQRTLRLARQLKDEQSIANALNNIGNIYYYRDRNNTALRYFTEALALNRKLGNVAFSADNLLNISAIFMDEGNYDIAYAYADSALVENTQIDHYEGQAAALQLKASISMIRQKNEEAETYAARCLELAYTVSSKRYIKAAAGILAEIAIQKQVYDEALIYTQIVMAYKDSLSNEESKERIARLEAGYLLEKKQAEIDTYSLEKEKDLYVRNMLWQGVLALGIVVLILLWSRSRSQQQAQKLRLANTEVNIKNQELREQKQIIEEKKQDIESSIRYALRIQQAILPTQEEIALKIPQHCIFFKPRDVVSGDFYWFAETDPEPVYTIDPELPNKASVFQGFTNEKQVVAAVDCTGHGVPGAFMSLIGSSLLNEIVTMDNVTSADQILNYLHRNIQLRLRQQGLEGETYDGMDIALCVIDREAKTMEFAGANNPLVYFQKGEMHIINGDKQGIGGYSLVGKRTPFSKHTIDLQEPTTFYLFSDGFQDQFGGIKNRKFMKKNFYQLLADIHQEPMHKQAQLLEKALDEWKGTEPQVDDILVIGMRL, from the coding sequence ATGATATATTCTCTATACCGGTGTTGTTGCCTGTGGGTCTGCTTCTTTTGGGTGCAAGGGCTGGTAGGTATAACATTGGTACAGGGGCAGCATTACCCAACAGATAGCCTAAGAGCGCAACTGCAAACCCTCAAACAGGGAACAGAAGCCTATATCCAAACACAAATCCACTTAGCCAATACCCTCAACAACCGACAACCCAACCAAGCCATTGCCTACGCGCAAGAGGCCCTACAGGGTGCACAAAAACTCAAAAAAAATAAACTACAAGCCGAAGCACTACAAGCGCTAGGGCACGTATACCGCCTACAAGGCAGCGACTTCAGAGCGCTGGAGTTCTTTCTGGATGCGCTCCGCATTTTTGAGCGCCTCAAAGACTCTAGTCAAATAGCGGCTACTTACAACAGCATCGGTAATATTTATTTTTTACAAAAAAAGTACGAGGTATCGCTCGCCTTTTACCAACGTACTTTGCGACTCGCACGCCAGCTCAAAGATGAGCAAAGTATTGCTAATGCGCTCAACAATATTGGCAATATCTACTATTATCGAGACCGTAACAATACGGCCTTGCGCTATTTTACAGAGGCCTTGGCCCTCAACCGAAAGCTGGGGAATGTGGCCTTTTCGGCAGATAACCTGCTCAATATCAGTGCTATATTTATGGATGAAGGCAACTATGACATTGCCTACGCCTATGCTGATTCGGCCTTGGTCGAAAATACTCAGATAGACCACTACGAAGGGCAGGCCGCCGCCTTACAGCTCAAAGCCAGTATCTCCATGATTCGCCAAAAAAATGAGGAAGCCGAAACCTATGCCGCCCGCTGCCTAGAGCTCGCCTACACTGTCAGTAGTAAACGATATATCAAAGCTGCTGCCGGTATTCTGGCCGAAATCGCTATCCAAAAACAGGTGTATGACGAAGCACTCATCTACACCCAAATCGTCATGGCCTACAAAGACAGCCTCAGCAACGAAGAAAGCAAAGAACGGATTGCAAGGCTAGAGGCCGGATATTTGTTAGAAAAAAAACAAGCCGAAATAGATACTTACAGCCTCGAAAAGGAAAAAGACCTCTACGTCCGCAACATGTTATGGCAGGGGGTGCTGGCCTTGGGGATTGTAGTGCTCATCTTGCTCTGGAGCCGAAGCCGAAGCCAACAACAAGCCCAAAAACTACGTCTGGCCAACACTGAGGTCAATATCAAAAACCAAGAGCTGCGCGAGCAAAAGCAGATTATCGAAGAAAAAAAACAAGACATAGAAAGCAGTATCCGCTACGCCCTGCGAATCCAACAGGCTATATTACCCACACAGGAGGAAATTGCGCTCAAAATCCCCCAACATTGTATTTTTTTCAAACCAAGAGATGTAGTCTCAGGAGATTTCTACTGGTTTGCCGAAACAGACCCAGAGCCTGTCTATACCATTGACCCTGAACTACCCAATAAGGCCTCTGTTTTTCAAGGCTTTACCAACGAAAAGCAGGTGGTCGCTGCCGTAGACTGTACCGGACACGGCGTGCCCGGAGCCTTTATGAGCCTGATAGGTTCTAGCTTGCTCAATGAAATCGTAACCATGGATAATGTTACCTCTGCCGACCAAATTCTTAATTACCTACACCGCAACATACAGCTCAGGCTGCGCCAACAAGGCCTAGAAGGCGAGACTTATGACGGAATGGACATCGCCCTCTGTGTGATTGACCGAGAAGCCAAAACAATGGAATTTGCCGGCGCAAACAACCCCTTGGTCTATTTTCAAAAAGGAGAGATGCATATCATCAATGGCGACAAACAAGGTATAGGTGGGTATAGCCTCGTAGGCAAACGTACCCCTTTCAGCAAACATACCATCGACCTACAAGAGCCGACCACCTTCTATCTGTTCTCGGATGGCTTCCAAGACCAGTTTGGTGGGATTAAGAACCGGAAGTTTATGAAAAAGAATTTTTATCAGCTCCTAGCCGACATCCATCAAGAACCTATGCACAAACAAGCCCAGCTACTCGAAAAAGCACTTGATGAATGGAAAGGCACTGAACCCCAAGTAGATGATATCCTAGTCATTGGTATGCGATTGTAG
- a CDS encoding ABC transporter ATP-binding protein produces MSYVIETQSIAKTYVMGKEKVQALKSVSIQIRYGEYVAFMGPSGSGKSTLMNIIGCLDTPTSGTYMLNNQDVSRMSENQLALIRNKEIGFVFQTFNLLPRSTSLENVALPLVYAGYGQKERTNIALKALASVGLEDRAKHKPNELSGGQRQRVAIARALVNRPSIILADEPTGNLDTKTSYEIMDIFDKLHQQGNTIVMVTHEEDIARYAHRIIRLRDGLIESDEANVDITKPALNT; encoded by the coding sequence ATGTCTTATGTTATTGAAACACAGTCCATTGCTAAAACCTATGTAATGGGCAAGGAAAAAGTACAGGCACTCAAGTCTGTTTCTATCCAAATCCGCTATGGCGAATACGTGGCTTTTATGGGGCCTTCGGGTTCGGGTAAGTCTACCCTGATGAATATCATCGGCTGCTTGGATACGCCTACTTCGGGCACATATATGCTCAACAACCAAGATGTAAGCCGAATGAGCGAAAACCAACTGGCGCTGATTCGGAACAAAGAAATCGGGTTTGTTTTCCAAACTTTTAACCTCTTGCCCCGCAGCACCTCGCTCGAAAATGTAGCCCTGCCGCTAGTATATGCAGGCTATGGCCAAAAAGAGCGCACCAATATCGCCCTCAAGGCCTTGGCCAGCGTAGGGCTCGAAGACCGCGCCAAACACAAACCTAATGAGCTCTCAGGTGGCCAGCGCCAACGTGTAGCCATTGCCCGCGCTCTAGTCAACCGTCCCAGTATTATTCTGGCCGACGAACCTACGGGCAACCTCGATACCAAAACCTCCTATGAGATTATGGACATCTTCGACAAGCTCCACCAACAAGGCAATACCATTGTGATGGTTACCCACGAAGAAGACATCGCCCGCTATGCGCACCGCATCATCCGACTGCGCGACGGCCTGATAGAAAGTGATGAGGCCAATGTGGATATTACCAAACCCGCACTCAATACCTAG